DNA from Amorphoplanes friuliensis DSM 7358:
CGGGCGTCGCCGAGCCTGCGCGGGCTGCGGCCGACGGGGTGGAGGTGAGCGCTGCGCAGTCGGCGAACGGTGACGCGGTGTTGTCGGTGGCTGACTGGGGTGGGGTTTTGGAGGCCGTGCAGGCGGCAAGGAGCAGCACCAGGGGTGGCGTCAGCCACCGCGCCAGTGCCGGCGGACCGCCCCGGGCTCGGCTCACGGCACGTCCGGTGTCACGATCGCGGCGGCTGGGACCAGGTCGGGGTCGACGCCGGCCTGGACGGCGAGTTCGCGGGCGCGGGGGCCTTTGAGCAGTTTGGCGGCCGGTGCGGCCTCGGTCGGGCCGGTGCCGTAGGACGGGCACATGGTGGCCAGGGTGCACGCGCCGCAGGCGGGTTTGCGGGCGTGGCAGACGCGGCGGCCGTGGAAGATGATGCGGTGCGACAGCATCGTCCAGTCGCGTTTTTCGATGAGGTCGGCGACCAGGAATTCGATCTTGACGGGGTCTTCTTCCTTGACCCAGCCGAAGCGGTTGACCAGGCGGCGGAAGTGGGTGTCGACCGTGATGCCGGGGACGTCGAAGGCGTTGCCGAGGATGACGTTGGCGGTTTTGCGGCCGATGCCCGGGAGCGCGACCAGCTGGTCCAGCCGGCCGGGGAGTTCACCCTGGTGGCGGTCCAGGAGCGCCTGACCGAGCTTGATCAGCGAGTCGGTCTTGGCGCGGAAGAAGCCGGTCGGCCGGAGGATGGCTTCCATCTCGCTGCGGTCCGCGGCGGCGTAGTCGGCCGCGGCCACGTATTTCGCGAAGACCGTCGGGGTGACCTCGTTGACC
Protein-coding regions in this window:
- the nth gene encoding endonuclease III, translated to MLARSAKRFAGETPIGRKRRARKMAKVLTETHPDAHCELDFKTPLQLAVATILSAQCTDRKVNEVTPTVFAKYVAAADYAAADRSEMEAILRPTGFFRAKTDSLIKLGQALLDRHQGELPGRLDQLVALPGIGRKTANVILGNAFDVPGITVDTHFRRLVNRFGWVKEEDPVKIEFLVADLIEKRDWTMLSHRIIFHGRRVCHARKPACGACTLATMCPSYGTGPTEAAPAAKLLKGPRARELAVQAGVDPDLVPAAAIVTPDVP